In the Dioscorea cayenensis subsp. rotundata cultivar TDr96_F1 chromosome 12, TDr96_F1_v2_PseudoChromosome.rev07_lg8_w22 25.fasta, whole genome shotgun sequence genome, one interval contains:
- the LOC120273152 gene encoding uncharacterized protein LOC120273152 → MDGYGFSGILPELRHRNLHHSDVVLDGTNYIAWRLTIKRILDGIRVLHHVDGTGTAPTAPSIPDTIPSTEASVLLTVFEQQFEKWAADDSTAKMIICQTVTLDIRTQIADLSTALEMWDYLERRYCGSSEAQLYTLYQSFSSLQQGENTVDQFYSRYCALWRQIDALTPPYCATHAAQILTCSESCSRRSSHDGTRRMYEFIMRLRLEFEQTRAQLLHAPSVYSLDDAFTFVRAEKIRLRASITGGGNALAVPRLSSVSSSSSTRPPAFSVSSRPSSTRPKRTVICHCCGMFGHLKREC, encoded by the coding sequence atggatggttATGGATTCAGTGGGATACTACCTGAGCTGCGTCATCGCAATCTCCATCATTCTGATGTTGTTCTTGATGGCACCAACTACATTGCATGGCGGCTCACTATTAAGCGAATTCTTGATGGCATCCGTGTTCTTCATCACGTTGATGGTACCGGTACTGCTCCTACTGCCCCTTCTATCCCTGACACCATTCCCTCCACCGAGGCCTCTGTTCTTCTCACAGTCTTTGAGCAGCAGTTTGAGAAATGGGCTGCTGACGATTCTACAGCTAAGATGATAATCTGTCAGACGGTCACTCTTGATATTCGTACTCAGATTGCTGATCTTTCCACTGCTCTGGAGATGTGGGACTATCTTGAGCGCCGCTACTGTGGTTCCAGTGAGGCACAACTTTACACCTTATATCAGTCTTTCTCTAGTCTTCAGCAGGGCGAGAATACTGTCGACCAGTTCTATAGCCGGTATTGTGCCTTATGGCGTCAGATTGATGCTCTAACTCCTCCTTACTGTGCTACTCATGCTGCCCAGATCCTGACTTGTTCTGAGTCTTGCTCACGTCGTAGTAGTCATGATGGGACACGACGTATGTATGAGTTCATTATGCGCCTTCGTCTTGAGTTTGAGCAAACTCGGGCTCAGTTACTGCATGCCCCCTCGGTCTATTCTTTGGATGATGCTTTCACTTTTGTTCGTGCTGAGAAAATCCGTCTCCGGGCTTCCATTACAGGGGGAGGTAATGCTCTTGCTGTCCCTCGCCTTTCTTCTGTCTCTTCGTCTTCATCTACTAGACCCCCGGCTTTTTCTGTCTCATCTCGGCCTTCTTCTACACGGCCGAAACGCACTGTGATTTGTCACTGCTGTGGTATGTTTGGTCATCTCAAGCGTGAATGTTGA
- the LOC120273094 gene encoding SUMO-activating enzyme subunit 2 — protein MNCPLIMLGSTLIYEVGDDLEEDVAASYNQNLDKVLAELPAPIISGTIVTIEDLQQEFSCNISIKHREDFDEENEPDGMVLSGWTSAPTEKDDRIKSNGESSSAALEKLDNADEVEITAGREPIESSGLKRKHFEISERPDKEASIAHHPGSSSANQGMPQDIDDNEEDDLVLLDDSPEIGKKKRLK, from the exons ATGAATTGCCCTTTGATCATGCTTGGTTCCACCCTTATCTATGAGGTTGGTGATgatcttgaagaagatgttGCTGCAAGTTATAATCAGAACCTTGACAAG GTGTTGGCTGAACTTCCGGCTCCAATTATTAGTGGAACGATTGTTACAATTGAAGATCTTCAGCAAGAATTCTCATGCAATATTAGCATCAAGCACAG AGAAgattttgatgaagaaaatgagccTGATGGGATGGTTCTATCTGGATGGACTTCAGCTCCTACTGAGAAAGACGACCGGATTAAGAGCAATGGGGAGAGTAGTTCCGCTGCTCTCGAAAAACTGGACAATGCAGATGAGGTTGAGATAACAGCTGGCCGAGAACCTATTGAATCCAGTGGTTTAAAACGAAAGCACTTTGAAATATCAGAAAGACCAGACAAGGAAGCATCAATAGCTCACCACCCAGGCAGTAGTTCTGCGAATCAAGGCATGCCTCAAGACATCGATGataatgaagaggatgatctCGTATTGCTAGATGACTCTCCCGAAATAGGTAAGAAGAAAAGGTTGAAATGA
- the LOC120273154 gene encoding uncharacterized mitochondrial protein AtMg00810-like has translation MHTVRTLVVVAAVRGWSLHQLDVKNAFLHGDLKEEVYMTPPPGLRVPPGSVCRLRRALYGLKQAPRAWFERFSTVVEAAGFTPSIHDPAVFIHSSSRGQTILLLYVDDMIITGDDSAHITFVKQKLCETFLMTDLGPLRYFLGIEITSHPDGYRLSQQRYTHDLLARSGLTDTRIVATPMELHLQLRASDGILLSNPSRYRHLVGSLVYLAVTHPNISHAIHILSQFVAAPTSVHYVHLIRVLRYLRGTVSRGLFYSRQSTLQLQAYSDATWASSPDDRVSVTGYCIFLGSSLVVWKTKKQPTVAKSSAEAEVRALASTIQEVLWLRSILQDFGVPITSPIPIHCDSTGALQIAANPVKHELTKHIGVDAHFTRCHVRAQTVSLHYLPTEVQVADFFTKAQTCDQHLFMLSKLKTYDLP, from the coding sequence ATGCATACTGTGCGCACTTtagttgttgttgctgctgttcGTGGTTGGTCccttcatcagcttgatgtgaagaacgcgtttcttcatggggacttgaaggaggaagtttacatgactcctcctcccGGCCTTCGGGTGCCTCCAGGGTCTGTTTGTCGTCTTCGGCGCGCTCTTTATGGCCTCAAACAGGCTCCACGGGCCTGGTTTGAGCGGTTCAGTACAGTAGTTGAGGCTGCTGGTTTTACCCCCAGCATACATGACCCGGCAGTCTTCATTCACTCTTCCTCTCGTGGGCagaccattcttcttctatatgtagatgatatgATCATTACCGGTGATGATTCTGCTCACATTACCTTTGTGAAGCAGAAGTTAtgtgagactttcttgatgaCTGATTTAGGTCCACTTCGTTATTTCTTGGGTATCGAGATTACTTCTCATCCTGATGGATACCGTCTTTCTCAGCAGCGTTATACTCACGACCTACTTGCTCGCTCTGGTTTGACTGATACCCGTATTGTtgctacaccgatggagttaCATTTGCAGCTTCGTGCTTCTGATGGCATTCTCTTATCTAATCCTTCTCGCTATAGACATCTGGTTGGCAGTTTGGTTTATTTAGCCGTCACCCATCCAAATATTTCCCATGCAATTCACATCCTCAGTCAGTTTGTTGCGGCACCAACTTCTGTTCATTATGTTCATCTTATTCGGGTACTAcgatatcttcgtggcactgtATCTCGTGGTCTGTTCTACTCACGTCAGTCCACTCTTCAGTTGCAggcctattctgatgctacCTGGGCCAGTTCTCCTGATGATCGAGTCTCTGTCACTGGctactgtatctttcttggttcttctcttgttgtttggaagaccaagaaacaaCCTACTGTTGCCAAGTCTAgtgctgaggctgaggttcgtgcaTTGGCTTCTACCATCCAGGAGGTGCTTTGGCTGCGTTCGATTCTACAGGACTTTGGTGTACCGATTACATCTCCCATTCCTATTCATTGTGACAGTACTGGCGCCCTTCAGATTGCTGCAAATCCAGTTAAacatgagctgaccaaacatattggtgtggatgcacacttcaccCGATGCCATGTACGTGCCCAGACTGtatcacttcactatcttcctacAGAGGTTCAGGTGGCTGATTTCTTTACCAAGGCGCAAACATGTGATCAGCATTTATTCATGTTGTCCAAACTCAAGACGTACGATctgccttga
- the LOC120273153 gene encoding uncharacterized protein LOC120273153, with translation MVHTQFAASVKIFRSDSGGEYISKAFRALLASEDTLPQLSCPGAHPQNGVAERKHHTSPMPYAPPLLTSPELLSHSSLDPPSPLSVESPAVSTSSSSLPPAHPPVCLLYHHRDSTVTPLVPVLSDASPTIDPAPEVSFPPYSL, from the exons ATGGTTCACACCCAATTTGCTGCCTCAGTCAAGATCTTTCGATCTGACTCGGGTGGTGAATACATTTCTAAGGCTTTTCGTGCTCTTTTAGCTTCTGAGGACACCTTGCCTCAATTATCTTgtcctggggctcatcctcagaatggGGTAGCTGAACGCaagcatc ATACTTCCCCTATGCCTTACGCTCCTCCTCTCCTCACTTCTCCAGAGCTTCTTAGTCACTCATCTCTTGATCCTCCTTCTCCActatctgttgagtctcctgcCGTGtctacctcttcttcttcactcccTCCTGCTCACCCGCCAGTTTGTTTACTTTACCATCATCGAGATTCCACTGTGACTCCACTAGTGCCGGTCCTCTCTGACGCATCCCCTACTATTGATCCAGCTCCTGAGGTATCCTTTCCTCCTTACTCTTTATGA
- the LOC120273151 gene encoding transcription factor GTE12-like → MPASTCTSTTIRRKRSSESTTTIMQLINNEDNERMDPARKKQCSIILKKLMNHTSVLLQKHLDLRRIERKLDCKAYPTTSRFAADVKQTLVNAIQNHPSTHEVHIKAKELSNIFDVSWKTRNKWWIDMPESQPEKKQKVAIVNKNLLSKAKEAKQGLQTLKTCKAVDLLLQFLKML, encoded by the exons ATGCCTGCATCCACTTGTACTTCAACCACAATTAGAAGGAAAAGGAGTTCAGAATCAACAACAACCATCATGCAACTGATCAACAACGAAGACAATGAGAGGATGGATCCCGCTCGAAAGAAACAATGCagtattattttgaagaaactaATGAATCACACAAGTGTTCTTCTTCAGAAACACTTGGACTTGCGCAGAATAGAACGGAAACTCGATTGCAAGGCCTACCCGACTACGTCTAGGTTCGCCGCAGATGTTAAGCAGACTCTTGTTAATGCTATTCAAAACCATCCTTCCACCCATGAAGTTCATATCAAAGCCAAAGAATTGAGTAACATATTTGATGTAAGTTGGAAGACAAGGAACAAGTGGTGGATTGATATGCCAGAATCTCAGccagaaaagaaacaaaag GTTGCAATTgtcaacaaaaatttattatcaaaagCAAAGGAGGCCAAGCAGGGTTTGCAGACTTTGAAGACATGCAAAG CTGTTGATTTGTTGTTGCAATTTCTGAAGATGTTGTAA